The sequence below is a genomic window from Lolium perenne isolate Kyuss_39 chromosome 7, Kyuss_2.0, whole genome shotgun sequence.
tcattttccacaccatacatttaatcctttatttacagcaaatcggtgagattgacaacctcactgttaagttggggcaaagtatttggattgtgttgtgcaggttccacgttggcgccggaatccctggtgttgcgacgcactacactccgtcaccaacaaccttcacgtgctctttgactcctactggttcgacaaaccttggtttcttactgagggaaacttgctgctgtacgcatcacaccttccacttggggttcccaacgggcgtgtgctttacgcgtcaacatttagcaaggacacaatcattcccaacacttctggatattacccaaggttactgaaatttaatggagtaaagaaatccactcaaacatagtaaaagaggcaatgcgaaataaaaggcagaatctgtcaaaactgaacagtccataaagacgaattttttcgaggcacttaacatgctcagatggaaaatctcaagttgaatgaaagttgcgtacatatctgaggattactcatgaattttttaggatttttagatttttctacagagagaaaaactcaaaaccgtgacagctaaaaatctgtttctgcgcagaaatccaaatctagtatcaactttctatcaaagactttacttggcacaacaatgcaagaaaataaagatacaaaggtattgctacagtagtaggcaGTACCTTGActaaaaaaataaaacaaaaactgcagaaatgaaacaatgggttgtctcccaagagctcttttctttaaagccttttagctaggcatgataattttcatgatgctcttataaagatgagagttgaatataagagagcatcaaaaagcaaataccaaacacatttaagtctaacccactttctatgcaaacgaatcttgtaagaaaacaaattattgaagcatgaagctactatcatagaaagacaaagcaagtgcaacttcaaaattttcaacaaaaagagaggtgacttaatattattgagatatataaaaccatgtctccctctctcataataattttcagtggtatcattgataaactcaataatatagctatcgcataaagcattcctatcatgatccacatgcataaaagtatcattactctccacacaagcataatcaattttattagtaatagtgggagtaaaactaccacatccatcattataatcatcataaattggaggcatagaataatcataatgaattttatcctcaatagtagatggactgaaaatatcacaagcatcattcgaattaccacatattggagacaaagcattatcaaggcaaaatacttcatccaaagctgaggagcaaaaaagattatttttatataaactagcttccccaagcttgggtttttccatagcattaaaaataatggtgtccaaaaaatttatactaataacattactaccactattatgcagaaaaacttccataggtttttaattttcttcaaaagcatcatgtcctaattcaatataaatttcataaagatctctattttttttgttgttttccattaagcctaactagtgaaataaaaacaagaaacaaaaagatataattgcagaatctaaaggaaatagcttcgagcactcacacaccggcaacagtgctaggaaatagcttagtagtcggaggatgtgaataccttttaccttacctccccggcaacggcgccagaaaatagcttgatgtctacgcacacttctattcatgtagacagtgttgggcctccaagagcagaggtttgtagaacagcagcaagtttctcttaagtgaatcacccaaggtttatcgaactcagggaggtagaggtctaagatatccctctcaagcaaccctgcaattaagatacaagaagtctcttgtatccccaacacacctaatacacttgtcagatgtataggtgcactagttcggcgaagagatagtgaaatacaagtaatatggatgattataagtagtaattgcaatctgaaataaaaatggtagtaagcgaacatgtagcagaacttgttggaaacggtgtttcaatgcttagaaacaaggcctagggatcatactttcactagtggacactctcaacaatgatcacataattgaataaataaatgctactctcaaacactctcttgttggataacaaacaccattcattgtgtagggctgcaaaagcacacctaaagccggagtaaacaagctccacaacgtcataaaggaatcacacacgatgcgcacacagtcaccatcacaccgtggagagtgactccggagttcatattaaagtaacctctagagtgcataatagacaagagtaacatctacatattcaactagattacaaagctcatgatcacattaagatcacaccatggaagagagagatgaaccacatagctaccggtagagccctcagcctcgggggagaactactccctcctcatcatgggagacagcaacggcgatgaagatggcgatggagtcgatggagatggctctgggggcaatgccccgtcccggcagggtgccgaaacagagacttctgtcccccggattagggtttttggtggcggcggagctacggaactcttctggtattttggctctccgtgctagggttttcggggacgaaggaataaataggcgaaggggcagcgtcgggggagccagggggctccctccccacatgtcggcgcggcagtggggcccccccgcgccgccctatggggtgggccccctgctggccttcctcgactcctcttcggtcttctggaacactccgtggaaaatagggccgtgggcttttgtttcgtccaattccgagaatatttgtaaaacaacttttctgaaataaaaaacagcagaaaataggaactggcactgtggcatcttgttaataggttagtcccagaaaatgcataaaaacattataaagtgtgaataaaacatgtaggtattgtcataaaactagcatggaacataagagattatagatacgttggagacgtatcagcgggctcatcacgtgcctcttcttcactttccccttcaccttcaccttccccaccttcagcatcctccatgaaagtatcaccgaaatgatcaggatagttgtcatcgatgatatcatccccttcttcatcttcttccattctaacccctctttctccatgcttggtccaacaattatatcttggcatgaaaccctgccgaagcaggtgcaggtgaacgtctcttgaggaagagtaacccttctgattcttatagGCAACACATGGATAGATAACAAAACCCGCTTGCttattcgcattagccactacgaggaaatcttgcaaacccgtaatgaactcgccggagagtcggttaccgtacatccattgccgattcatctgcattattattatataaagtatataattaaccatcatgcatttgttaaactaactagctagaaataatagaaattaaacaatgaactacacacatgcatattttatcaatgacacatgaaagattcaagttgctaaccgcgatcgaggaggaaaaataaatgacaAAATtgaagtgtggctcggacacttcatatcatgtttgtttcatactctcgggcatttcatcgaacaccttgtgtgcataagaggaaacaAAAGCAAACCCACCACCACTTTGTGAcgattgtgaagagaagtggcaccaaatggctaagtgagtaTGCTGAACCACATTTATAGGGGTgggccgcgactaaaggccttcgggccaagCCTGAgccctgaggacctttagtcgcggttggcctggccaaccgcgactaaagcccctcccgtccccCAGCTGTCGGTCGAGCCCGCTCGAATATTTTGGAGACTAATGGGGTGAACGGAagccttttttctactagtgtaaagTAATTGGCGTACAAATGAACAGTGGCGGAGGACCTCTTTGGGCAGGGTAGGGCGGCTGCCCTACCTTAATTTTTGTGCAAAACTTGTATATATGTATTCATCTATCGATGTGTTTTGTCGATGTGTTTTGTCTGAAGATTTTTCAATCTAGGATGTGTCGCCTTTGGAGTAGAAAGAGAAGGGAAAAGAGGTGCGCTAGGCGCTGGCTACTAGTCTTTTCCACTGGGCCGACTGGACTGGGCCACTATGCAGCTTCGTGCGGCTCAACCGACCGGGAAGCCACGACCGCATGAAAGAAACCCATGATTTCCCATCCACGAAAATCAAAACAAGACGACGCGGCGGCGCAGGAACCCTGGCGGCTAGCGAAACTTAGGAGCACTGCATCGGCAAGCAGATCGGCGTTGGCAGCAAGGGGCGCAGCGACGCCGACAGAGTGCGGTGGCGGCCGGGGAGAAATCTTCACCCGTGTCCAGGTCCCAGCTCGCCCAGGCTTTCCCTTATAGGATTATACCTCATTCTCGTTTTCTATTCATAGGATTGAATACACATCCTTGTTGAACATTCTGCATCAATTTTTTCTTATGCTCtagatttcttttttattttgcaAAATTCTTAGTATTCTAGATTTCGTCCGACCTTAATTTTTTTTCATCCTCCGCCACTGCAAATGAATTCCACATAAATACAAACTTGTGCGAATGATCCGATCGATGCATAACTAATCAGCGCGCGTGCTACAGGGAGCCGCAGTCGTATTGATCGTGCCACTGACTGGTAGTGCTCCCTTTGAAGAGCACATTCACGACTGCCCTGAGCACCACCTTCTTGAGATTCGAAGATGCGACGATGAGTTGTCCGTTGAGAAAAGCCTGCACGCACAGCCTCAGGATCCTCCACCTCCTCTGCTTCACGTATGACCTGAGCACCTCTTGGACGCTCCGAGCCGGTTTCTGGTCATCGCCGGTCGCCGTCTCGGCCAAGCACCGGGCGAGAACGAGCGCGTCCTCCAAGCTGGCGGATCCACCCTGCCCGATGAACGGCCCCATGGCGTGCATGGCGTCGCCTGCGACGGTCACCGTGCCCTCCTGGAACGGCTGGAGGAGCATGTTCCATGGTGCCCTGTAACAGATCTGTGCCAGGGTCACCGATTCTATCTCGCAGCTTCGCACCACGTCCAGGATCTCCTCAGGGTACCCCTGCATTGCCTGCAGGGCCACCTGCCAGATCAGCGAGGGATCCCTACTATCGGCGCACCCTGAAATCCGACAGTTGACATGCATATATCAAGATCAACCACAGTTTGCACTATTGATTCATTCATTTATATCACATGAAGATCAACGTACCTTTGGGAAGTCTAGACTGGATTGCGGAGAAGTATATAGTTTTATCATCTATAGGTACGAGCCGAAAGGTCATACCCTTTCCCACTAAGTTGAGAAACTTGTTCCTGAAGCTGTGGCCTTCTTGGAAGGTAGTCAAGCCCCGCGCTGCCCACAAAGGCAAGAATCTCACTGGCTTCAAACCCAAGAACTTCGCCACCACTGAGTTCGCTCCATCGCAACCGATTAACACCTATTCAGATCACAAATGCAGACGATGTATATGTGTTTGTAAGATTTTTGGCTTTGTCGATCATGTTGTTCTCTTGAAGAGGTAAAATGTACCTTCGCTCTGATGGTAGAGCCATTGCTTGTTGAGACAATTGGATAGCGGGTGACGGGGTCGAGAGAAATTTCTTCCACCTGGCATCCGAAGCGGATAGATCCTGCTGGTAAATGTCTGGCCAGCGTTCCGACAAGATCGCTTCTTTTCACGCACCGACACTCATTCCTACACTTGAAGGGGAAAAGTCACCAAACATTTTCAAAATCAGTTGTTGCTTACGAGATTAGATGTAGCCTGTAGATTTAAAGATATCAGAAACAATCAAAATGTATGCAACCAATTTCAGACTCTCCCTAAGCATCGACCTAATCAGAAATAGTATTTCCTTTCATTGGACAAATGAAGAATAATTCATGTCAGCCCTAAGAAAGGTCATCATGTCAGAGCGCGGTGGTGAGTGTCGTGCCTCGTGGAATTGTGGAAGGattgtgatgaggacatcccaaccATTGACGCAACATCAATCATCGACAGACCAATTACAAGAAGCTACGCTAAATAACTATATGATATCTTGAGTAGTTGAGTTTACCATATAATATTAAAGTCATGGATGTCATTTAACTCCTTTGTTCTTGGTTTTAGTCAGGCACAATGCAGAAGAAAACAAAAAAACCATCTTATCCATAAAGAAATAATGTTTGACACCAAGTAAATAAAGTTGTGTAGTTCATGGAGAAACAAGTTTCGACAAAACAAGTTTATGTGGAAAAAACAATGTTTTCCGGTAtgaaactattttttttgtgacgGAACCAAGAGACTGCACCTTATGAGTATATTCCAGAAGCTACCACATTATGTTGTTCATCATGGATATGCACCTAATGTGTGCTCCATGACTTGGGAATTGCCTTGCAGATTGTACTTAGCTCGTGTTCCACGACTTGATCATTGATTTGTCAGCTAGTTTGTGGATTGTGGATAGGCAGTTTTTGTTATGTCGTGATCTAAATTTATCTAGAAGCTAACTTCTGGCGAGCAGAGCGAGGCCAATCGCcgggaggcttgggccgaagaaGTATGGGTTGTCAAGGTTACCACCGCTATACATACCTCTTTGTAAGATGCCGCACAAGATAAGTTAAATCTAtaaaatctctggtgttgcgtaaACTCTCTCAcgaatagtgaagttttgcttgcTGACCCGGTGGTTTTTTACCCTGCTTATCGGGGAGGTTTTTCACGTTAAAATCCTCGTGTCACATGTGTTGGTTTgatctttcttcttcctctttgcCTGTCGTGTTATAGTAGTTGTCTCGAATCGTAGGCTACTGTTGACATCATCTTCATTGGGTGACAACCACTTGTTTTTCTTTTTAGGTGCTTCCAACTAGTTATCCCTCTTGTGTCTTTAACCCTACGCCATGAAGATCGGGCCAACTTCTCAAGCATTTGTTCCCCAAAGTTAGTGCATATAAGAACGTCTCTTCCAGATCCAGGCCGCCATGATGACTGGCGCCGAAGCAACAAAGATGATAGCCGCGACGACATGTGAATTAATGCCTTCTACAGCAAGGTATTACCTTTTGCTTATTTTAGTTGTGGACATGCAGAGTGTGGGAACAAGGAAGTTGGCCTTATCGAGAGTCTAGACTTGTTATATTCTCGTACCATCTTTTATTTTTGTAGTTAGTTATTACTTAAACTTGCATTCATATAAATGTCTATATATTGTTGTTTACTATATATATTTAGTACTAGCTCATGTTTATCTTATGTATGCTCTGAATGGAACTTTCAGAATTAACATATCATCCATGTGTGTTCTCTTGTCTACACTTCACTTTTATGTGAAATTCAGAGATTTTCAGAGTGTTGGCAGTTTTTTGCACTGCAAACAAGTTGCTGCTTTTCTGCGTTCTTTTGCTTCATTTTAAGTCAACAACAAATCAGTCTTTCAGCCATCATTTTTAAAAAGGTCGGATAGgttcaaaataaacaggaaatgagTTAGTCCCTCCGGTCCGAACTAATTGACATCAGTTAATTTGGGCTTGAGGGAGTAACTAAAACCCTGAAAATTGTTGACCCTAACTGAACATAAAAACCAACTGAACCTAACGCTAACTGAAACTCTAGCGACTAGAATAACGGACATTATGTACATGCTGTGCACATGGATGAAAAATCAAAATAGTATTTTCATGTCTGTACTCACCTGTATGGTACCTTAATCACCTTATCACTACGAATGCTCTTCATATCCATTCTGTATGCAGTAAAAACAGTGATGTCAAGAACAGAGGAAGCAATATAGAGCTTAAGAGAAAGCATATAGCTTAGAAACACGCATGATTATTGCTAGACTAGATTACTAAGGACAATGTGAGTGTAAAAGTACATATATAAGGACGCATGGCTAGTCTAAACGGTCATTAACAAGCAACTAATCTGGCtcggttgggggggggggggggggggcgggagggggggggggggagcaaAGGCATACCCAGTAAGAGGCACGGCCAGCTCCCGCAGCTCCTCGCTAACCTTCAACTGCTCGAGCACACGCCACCCATTGGCCTTCAAGCTGATACCTGCCCCCGTCGCCCTCAGGCTCTCGGCCCTCTCAAGAACGAGGCTATCTATACCTTTTCTGCATTGATGACTTTTTGCGCTGAGCTGCTGCAAATCCTAAACGCATTGCATAAAAGGATTGATGGATATGTACATGTGGAGAGCAAGCGCAGTTGCAAGGCCGCAGATTCCTCCGCCAACGATCAGAACGCCGTGGAATTCCTCTTCTCCGGTGGCTATCCTCTTGGTCAATGCCATGGCTGCGAGCTTCAGTGAAAGTAAAAGAGCTCCTTGAAGGATGTAGGCAAGCGTTTCTCCATTGTTTATAATGGAGATAACTTGTTGGGATGTAATCCATATGGCTTGAAGCAAAACAGTACTAAGTCGAGAAAACAAAACTTACCGATGAAAAGCTGCTGCTTTTGCCTGAGTAGCCTCGATCTGGCTGAATATTGTTTAATGGCAATAGTGGGGGTTGGTCGCGGCTGAGCTGAGAGCGAGAGGTCACCGCTCACCAACTACCACTAGCCACAACAAAAATATCATAACTAGTATCATGTATGCAATGTAAGCAAAAATCTTATGTGACACATCAGTTAATGAGGAGAGAAGTGAGAGTAGTATCATAGATAGATACCGTATCAtaccacgtaaaactagaaattttagTGATCAAACaaaatatttgcattgagattctacaaaacattaaataagatgaaactatgatactaattcatgataatatgcattgtaggtgttgtatcatGAACTAATATCgtatgtatgatactagtctatgatacttctCATTGTGACTAACCTACGGGCTAAACGGGAGGAGACATGATTGCAGGGATCTGGCGTTAGGGAGGCCAAAAATTGGACACAGAGTGTCAAACGACAATCTTTGCACAAATTGCGAACGACCACCATGTCAAAGTTTTATACACAATGTAATGCAACCAAAAGTTCAAAatgatttttaaaaaaaatagggGTACCcttagcctctgcatcaatcgatgcatagGGTCGCTTTTATTAAATTAATCTAGAATTACAACCAGCAAACATTCTACCTTATACTACTCCTACAAATCATGGATCACTTAAAGTCGTAACAAAGATAAACCATCTAAAAAAGAAAAATATGAAACGCATTTGCATCTTCAAGCCAGCCGTCTATGATTTCAAACTTTTATGGTACCCCCATTTACAGGCCATCCATTTTTATTGATCTTACGGTTTGCATCAATTCATACTATTTCCTAAACAAACAGTAGTATGAAACATGCCAGTGCTGACTATAGGAACATAATCGGCAAGTTGCAAAAAAAATCCCGCAAAATATGGAAAGCCTCATAAATGTCAGCAACAAATACAACAAAGAATAGAGATTATCCAGAAATTTTGTTGGATAAATTGTTTTTCTATATGTTTCTCTCTTCAGTTGTTGGCATCATGCCATAGATTACCATTGAGGGCCATGATAGTGTTGAAGGACCAGAGACATACACATGTCACACTACGGGAAAAATTATAGTTGCCGTGTTGCCCAACCTTTGCCGTGTGTCAAGCGCCTCGGAACACGGCAATTACTAGCTTTGCCGTGTTCCACGGAAAAAGAACACGGCAAAGATTTAAAACACGGCAACATCTGGAAAAAGaacacggcaaacaaacaaccACGGCAAAGGTCCGAAAAAGAACACGGCAAAGAGTTGAACACGGCGAACTTCGGCCAGGACACACGGCAAAGGTCTGCGGCACGGCAAAGGCTGCGCCACGTGTCCTGAGGGAGTTCTCAAGACGGCGCCGTCATAACGACGTGGCTTTGCCGTGTGTCAGATAAAAAAGAACACGGCAAAGGTCCTTCTCCCGCGCACACCCCTCCCTTTCCGCCAACTTTTCCCGCGCGAAGTAGTATGTTGGCAGCATTTTAGCACGAACCCTTCGCCGTGTGCAAAAGAGCAAGGAACACAGCAAAGGTGTTTTTGCCGTGTGCCAGAACAAAAAGAACACGGCAAAGATGGCTTTGCCGTGTGTAATTGTAAAAGGCACACAGCAAAGGTCAACTTCCCTCTTCTTCCCCGCCATTTCTCTCTTCTTTTCCGCCATTTCTCTCTTCTTTCCCGCTGTTTCTTTCCCGCCATTTCTGCACTCGCCCTCCCTATATATACGCATGTCTCGGGCATTTCTCCTCCACACCCACCAACACTTCTCCTCTCTAGCACCGGCAACCAATTCTCCCCCAAACCCTCCATGAAATGAGCTATCATGTCCGGAGttatatggcttttagggcaaaagaGCTAGGTATTGCCCTTCGGAcatgcatagtttgtcggaacgagcccAGATCAGGCAAGTGTGTGTGCCTTGGGACGGGAAGCAACACCGTATGCAGTTTTTCCCTTTCGGTGCAACGAAAAACCCGTTTATCATTTCCCGAGTGCAGAAGCGGGCTATTTTTGTAAAGCAGCTATAGAGGGCGCATTCAATAATTCAGTAGCACCTCTGCACGTTGATAGAGGAACGCATATATACCACAGATCACATGCCTACCGCGCGGGCTAGCTTTCTAGGTAGACATGCGGCTCTGTGCGGTGTCCTGCCGATTCCGCTGGAAACGGTCCGGATTTGAATTAAGCGTCCACTTTCTGTCGCCCCAAATTTTTTGGAAAAATCATTTTTACAACCGGGACACGTTTTTTTATGTGTAAAGGTAACCTTGGTTTCGCGCGTTCCCAACCTGGTGAACCCCGACCGGCGGTTCTAGCGGTTCGTCAtttcatgtgggtcccattttgggcAGAAACGTATCGGAACAAAGTCAGAAATATGCGAGACGTTGCGGGGCATCGTTTTATGTGACCTAGTAGCGAGAACAAAAAAACGGATGTGGGATACAAATGTTCTTctgaaaaacccttcacaaaatgagctatcatgtccagagttatatggcttttagggcaaaagaGTTAGGTATTGCCCTCCGAacacgcatagtttgtcggaacaatCCCAGATTCGGCACATGCGTGTgcctgccgcgtgggcggtgcttccgggctcgcttgtatcctgcttccgggtcgtttttcagatcattgacccacttggagttgcggttagtgtgagtggacttccccgtagccggatccagatgggccaggcagggcatgtctctgtactcttcgtaggtttgcggggcgcgggatccggcagcggtgacttcatcgccacgctgctggctcctgccggctccgcctccgcggccgcgtcctcttccgcctccttgacctccgcgttggaacgctatggcgaccatctcggatccgccactcttttggtcatcagggggatttttctgcttgttgccgctgctgttaccgttatcatggttcttcttctgcagatgcaggggaattgctgtagctgctagatctccgcttgcgtcgtcgtcggcggcagtatgatcgctggcaatggagatcatgtcatccaaagtcagtttattagTTTATTTGCGTTATCCAAGCAAgtaagcttgtgccgcagcaatccTCTCCTTTGCAATCCACCTATAAAGGTGTGCATAGCCGTGGTGTGATCAACATTttcacactcgttcctgcatgccaaccatcgtgtgaggaagtgtcttgaggtttctcccttcttctggatacatgcttgtaagtcgcttgttgtggcaggccttttgtaggtgcccctgaagtgtttctcgaacgccgtcttcaggtcaaaccagcaaaagatggagttcttctcgaggtcgctgagccagatccgggctggacctacaaggtacagctgaagcatgcggcaggcgatgttaggggttcctccggcaaaggtcactgcattgtagtaatcttcgatccaggtatccggcctttccgtgccatcataatgcttcagaattccgggtagcttgaggttcatccttggctttggttcctctcgaatcatcctgccaaagcacactttgggccgatgtagtctgttctgtattcgttgaggcgtccccgcgcatcacgcgagccgttgcggggggattttgagtgtgagcgagatctccggccactgcctccgcctccacctccgcctccaccgctaggtggtggcgagggagacctgcgagggggccgatccgaccttttgcttccgccatCAGACTCTCCTCGCCCTTCGcgatgctggctccggcttcgatGACTGCCTTCACCTTGGTGCTGGCTGCCATGGCCAttccggcttctgcgaggctccgggtcgcgttcttcgttccgacttctcctgggctcaggctcacgatcattgatctggctccggcggggttccggcgttcgctccctgttcctgtttctcgagggcagcacgttgtcgcggatattaaTTCCGCCAGGCTCATGGGGCCTGGTGCTTCAGGCTGGACTACGTCGGCGAGGAGGACGCGGATATCCATTAGGCGGAGGTGAGGGATTGCGGTACTTGTCCTTACCAGTGTACattttgcatcctttccctttctcggatctgacggaggcgtctttg
It includes:
- the LOC127311240 gene encoding monooxygenase 1, which encodes MALTKRIATGEEEFHGVLIVGGGICGLATALALHIKGIDSLVLERAESLRATGAGISLKANGWRVLEQLKVSEELRELAVPLTGMDMKSIRSDKVIKVPYRNECRCVKRSDLVGTLARHLPAGSIRFGCQVEEISLDPVTRYPIVSTSNGSTIRAKVLIGCDGANSVVAKFLGLKPVRFLPLWAARGLTTFQEGHSFRNKFLNLVGKGMTFRLVPIDDKTIYFSAIQSRLPKGCADSRDPSLIWQVALQAMQGYPEEILDVVRSCEIESVTLAQICYRAPWNMLLQPFQEGTVTVAGDAMHAMGPFIGQGGSASLEDALVLARCLAETATGDDQKPARSVQEVLRSYVKQRRWRILRLCVQAFLNGQLIVASSNLKKVVLRAVVNVLFKGSTTSQWHDQYDCGSL